The Pirellulales bacterium DNA segment CGAGAGCGTATGTCCCGCAGCCGCCGCGGTCTGTTCGAGTGCGGCCAGGGCTTGCGAGCGGCGATCGATCGAGGCATGGTCTGCCACGGCCGCCCCCTCGATATCGAAATCGATGTATGTCAGGTTGTAGTCCGTGATCACGGTTTGATAGGCCGCGGTGAGCTTGCCGACGTCGGTGATTACTTGGGCTAATTCCTGCCCAGCCTCTCCGCCGAACGAGGCCATGACGTCACCACCCAACGACCGCACCGAGGCCACCTGTTGGCGGAGTGCCATGTCGAACGCGCCGCCATTCACTTCGTACTCGCTGTACCCACCCCAAGCTGGCTGATTGTTCGCGTCGGCGGTGATGAAGGCGAGCGTGTAGTATTTGATGCCTTGGGATTGCGTCGTCGAGACCAGGTTGTAGGTGGGATACAGCGTCACATCGACATACGGCGCGTAGAACTGCGCCGGCCACGTTGTCGTTGCGGCTGGTGTTCCTACCGTGATGGCCACATTGGCCGACGCCGTGCCTCCGCGTCCATCGCTGACCGTATACGAGAACGCATCGCTGCCTGTGTAACCGGTCGCGGGGGTGTAAGTGACGGTGCCATTTGAATTGATCAACGTAGTGCCGTGGGCGGCCTGCGTAACGGCAGTCAGTGACAGGGGATCGCCGTCGGGGTCGGTGTCGTTGGCTAGTACACTAATGGGGGTTGCCTGATTGACATTCACGAGCACGCTGTCGGCGACGGGCGTCGGCGGATGATTCGTCCCGCCGGTCGTCCCGCTTGTCGCGCCGTGCAGTAAATAGTTCGTGGGCGCGACCGTCAGATTTCCGGGGCCGCCGTTAAAGCCAAACGAGATCGCCCCGCCAGGCGCAATCGTGCTGTTCCAACCGGCGTTCTGGACGACGTAGTGATTGCCGACGTGACTGACGATCGTGGCGTCCCAGATCGAAGTTATGGAAATCGGAAAGTCGAATTCCATTTGCCAATTGCTGATGGTTTGTTGGCTACTGTTGGTTGCCGTGATCTGCCCGCTAAAGCCAGACCCCCAGTCGCTGGTAAGCTGAAAGTGGAAGCTGCCGGTGCTCGGGGACGTGTCGTCATTGAGGATCGTGCCGGTCGCTGTGGCGCGCGTGAGTGTGGCGCCCGTGGGGCTGCTGAGAACCAGGGAGAAAGTCTCGTTCGACTCGGGCGTAGTGTCACCGATCACCGGCACGGCGACTTGTTTGGTGGTTTGCCCCGCGGCGAACGTCAGTGTGCCACTGGTGGCGGTATAGTCGCTGCCGGCCGTTGCGGTGCCGTTGGCGGTCGCGTATTTGACCGTTACCGGCGCTGTCGAGGCGGCGGAGAGCGTCACATTAAACAGGAAGTTCGTGGTGCCGGAATTGCCTTCAGCTTGGCTGACATCGCTGACCGAAAGCCCGGGGAGCGGATTGCCCGAGGTGACACCATTGATCACATAATTCGCCGGCGTAACGCCGGCGCCGCTGCCGCTGCCAATAAAACCGAAGGTTAGGTTCGAGTTCGCGGACAAGGTGCTGTCGTACGAAGCGCCGGCAATGACATAATGATTGCCCGTGTGGCTGACAATCTTGGCATCCCAGATCGAGGTGATGTTGCGCGAGAAGTCAAACTGCAATTGCCAGTTCGGCACGCTCGTCGATTGCGGATTGGTCAGTTGGATCTGAGCTTGAAAGCCCGAGCCCCAATCTTGGGTGAGTGTATAGCTAGCCATCGTGCTGGCGGTAAGCAGACGACGGTCTTCCAGCGCTTCGCAACCTAGCCGTGTGCCGGTTTGGAAAAGACTCCGCGAACGCTTCATGCGGCGACGGGGTTGCGAGGCGCGTTGTAACCAGTTTTGCCAAGCGGAACGACGACTCATGGCGCTATCTCCCTAGGTGTGCCTGATGTTGCTGCGGACTAAATCGCGAAACGGCGCCTATCGGGGCGCAATATCGCCTGTACCGTGCCCCGAGTTTTGAAACTTCGCGCCTCGGGAGACGCTGCAACTGGCACCAATCAAGATCGCCCTGATAACGAGGCAGCGGCCGGACGAACCCGGTGTGGATGTGGTCGGAGGAACCCCTGTAATCCCCCCAAGCCGCCTCACGTGTGTCCAAGTCTTGTCTAAAACCCTAGTCAGATCAAGGCACCGAACGCGCAGCGAACTTGTCGCGTAGTGGGGGTATCACTTCTCGGCTTTCGAGCAATTCAATCTGGATGCCAAGGGCGGCTGCTTCCGGCCGTGTAATGAGCGCACTCAGTAACCGGCTGTTGGCCCTGATGGGCCCAATAGCTGTGGTTTGTGGTAACGGCTCCGATTGGAAAACTGCAAGGTCCTGGAATATCAACTTTTGTTCCTGGACGTCACCAGAGAGACACCTTATGCCGCGTGGACATGTACTGCCCGAAGGTAAGACTGTAAG contains these protein-coding regions:
- a CDS encoding cellulose binding domain-containing protein; translated protein: MSRRSAWQNWLQRASQPRRRMKRSRSLFQTGTRLGCEALEDRRLLTASTMASYTLTQDWGSGFQAQIQLTNPQSTSVPNWQLQFDFSRNITSIWDAKIVSHTGNHYVIAGASYDSTLSANSNLTFGFIGSGSGAGVTPANYVINGVTSGNPLPGLSVSDVSQAEGNSGTTNFLFNVTLSAASTAPVTVKYATANGTATAGSDYTATSGTLTFAAGQTTKQVAVPVIGDTTPESNETFSLVLSSPTGATLTRATATGTILNDDTSPSTGSFHFQLTSDWGSGFSGQITATNSSQQTISNWQMEFDFPISITSIWDATIVSHVGNHYVVQNAGWNSTIAPGGAISFGFNGGPGNLTVAPTNYLLHGATSGTTGGTNHPPTPVADSVLVNVNQATPISVLANDTDPDGDPLSLTAVTQAAHGTTLINSNGTVTYTPATGYTGSDAFSYTVSDGRGGTASANVAITVGTPAATTTWPAQFYAPYVDVTLYPTYNLVSTTQSQGIKYYTLAFITADANNQPAWGGYSEYEVNGGAFDMALRQQVASVRSLGGDVMASFGGEAGQELAQVITDVGKLTAAYQTVITDYNLTYIDFDIEGAAVADHASIDRRSQALAALEQTAAAAGHTLSIWYTLPVLPTGLTADGLYVLQSALKYGVKIGGVNVMTMDYGDSPAPNPQGHMGDYAIDAANSVFTQLQGLYGSAKTSAQLWQMIGVTPMIGVNDQTDEVFDEAAAQELVTFAQQKGMARISMWSLNRDTQGTAKSYVDNTSSSITQQAFDFSKIFEKI